From Paenibacillus polymyxa, the proteins below share one genomic window:
- a CDS encoding distal tail protein Dit, translated as MEVINITIRDSLFFSYAGIQSDFYGIVNVNMSSGMQEEIFAASRSINEVSIKGRDKPYFQSTKKEPLKFNVSFAFEDTWDDVKIREVAKWLTEQSYYQPLFFSDDPEKIYYALCVDDINLVHNCARQGYVTLTFRCDAPYAYSSIYNPPVYKWRYQPFDVLVNDTSGDKHKVNIENGKLTLNPNKTMWIEFRGKKWYEISN; from the coding sequence ATGGAGGTGATCAATATTACAATTCGTGACTCCCTCTTCTTTTCTTATGCTGGCATCCAATCTGATTTCTATGGAATCGTAAACGTGAATATGTCGTCTGGAATGCAAGAAGAAATATTCGCAGCTTCACGATCCATTAATGAAGTGTCCATTAAAGGTCGAGATAAACCATACTTTCAAAGCACAAAAAAAGAACCACTTAAGTTTAACGTATCCTTTGCTTTTGAGGATACTTGGGACGATGTAAAAATTAGAGAAGTTGCTAAGTGGCTAACTGAACAATCTTATTACCAACCTCTCTTCTTCTCTGATGATCCAGAAAAAATATATTATGCTCTTTGTGTGGACGATATAAATCTGGTTCATAATTGTGCGCGACAAGGATATGTCACTCTTACTTTTAGATGCGATGCTCCCTACGCTTACTCTTCTATTTATAATCCACCAGTATACAAGTGGCGTTATCAACCTTTTGATGTGTTGGTAAACGATACAAGTGGAGATAAACACAAGGTTAACATTGAGAACGGCAAACTTACTTTAAACCCTAATAAAACAATGTGGATTGAATTTCGTGGGAAGAAGTGGTATGAAATTTCAAACTAA
- a CDS encoding phage tail domain-containing protein — translation MATWNSLTNKNGIYTYPTVTIPVVTDGALSKISWNQVMPEGSIIVVQSRKSDDGYNWSEWRNCVNGGEIPEINEDTPLYNTKLSIRVIIQTTDYSIRPFFDPNITLHFQPVLVFHNKGDLPCQPEIWITKVGSGDFTMTNTSHHNEQFKFTGLVDGETVYVNNERQDIETTLAVTYRYKDFNDNYLNLPVGKNVFKVDGDADIKWRYQYKRI, via the coding sequence ATGGCTACTTGGAATTCACTCACAAATAAAAATGGCATTTATACATATCCTACCGTCACTATTCCTGTTGTTACAGACGGTGCCTTAAGCAAAATTAGCTGGAACCAAGTCATGCCAGAAGGCTCAATAATAGTTGTTCAGTCTCGCAAATCAGATGATGGATACAATTGGTCTGAATGGCGCAACTGTGTTAACGGTGGAGAGATACCAGAAATAAATGAAGACACTCCTCTCTACAATACGAAATTAAGTATTCGTGTAATTATTCAAACCACAGATTATTCTATTCGCCCCTTCTTTGATCCAAATATAACCTTACATTTTCAACCAGTACTTGTGTTTCACAACAAAGGTGACCTCCCCTGCCAACCTGAAATATGGATCACAAAAGTTGGTAGCGGTGATTTTACCATGACTAATACATCTCATCATAACGAACAATTCAAGTTTACTGGGCTTGTCGATGGGGAAACAGTGTATGTAAACAATGAACGCCAAGATATTGAAACCACACTTGCTGTTACGTATAGATACAAAGATTTCAACGACAACTATTTAAACCTGCCTGTTGGGAAAAATGTATTCAAAGTCGATGGAGACGCAGATATTAAATGGAGATATCAATATAAACGCATTTAG
- a CDS encoding putative holin-like toxin: MPVEVYQALTLMISFATLVVLILSFHNKK, encoded by the coding sequence ATGCCAGTGGAGGTATATCAAGCATTGACGCTTATGATTTCATTTGCGACTTTGGTTGTGTTAATACTTTCTTTCCACAATAAGAAATAG
- a CDS encoding stalk domain-containing protein: MKKRIPTFLAGAIFGVAVAVSGVAGASTYLKATLTPTKIVVNGQEAKLNDSPVNVNGKAYLPLRDTASAMGYNVASASGAKIELVKSNRAIPAPSSTPSATTTTKSEPATTAVKQGGKTFNVDQYTKGDKLDSEKIAAAIASGELTINSQDANGDSILHWVIRKNDYATYLVIKKNALNVNIQNALGNTPLHESVIDKNNFYFGELTGITYKANANIKNKDGLKPIDLVEKGSSDYIGLKAYMM; encoded by the coding sequence ATGAAGAAGCGAATTCCAACGTTCCTCGCTGGTGCAATATTTGGTGTTGCAGTGGCAGTTAGTGGCGTAGCAGGAGCAAGTACATATTTAAAAGCAACATTGACACCTACAAAGATTGTGGTCAATGGACAAGAAGCTAAGTTAAACGATAGTCCTGTCAATGTGAATGGTAAAGCTTATCTTCCTCTAAGAGATACAGCAAGTGCAATGGGCTATAATGTAGCAAGTGCCTCTGGCGCAAAAATTGAGCTAGTGAAAAGCAATAGAGCTATACCTGCTCCCTCCTCTACCCCATCAGCTACAACCACCACAAAAAGTGAGCCAGCAACAACAGCGGTTAAGCAAGGAGGTAAAACCTTTAACGTGGATCAATACACAAAAGGAGATAAACTGGATAGCGAGAAGATTGCAGCAGCCATTGCTAGTGGTGAGCTGACGATTAATAGTCAGGATGCAAATGGAGATTCAATCCTTCACTGGGTAATTCGTAAGAATGATTATGCGACATATTTAGTGATCAAGAAAAATGCCTTGAACGTGAATATTCAAAATGCTCTTGGAAACACGCCGCTTCACGAGAGTGTAATCGATAAAAACAACTTTTATTTTGGTGAATTAACAGGCATAACTTACAAAGCTAACGCCAACATTAAAAACAAAGATGGACTTAAACCAATTGATTTAGTGGAAAAAGGTAGTTCCGATTATATTGGGCTAAAAGCTTATATGATGTAA
- a CDS encoding phage tail spike protein: protein MLGEIDYNLKPIQPQYFLCRPDRTEISKISEAFNDKISTTWHDINELELSIPFYIDVNHRLIPNKNIDLIRERYLIKVVSGNNVDWYYIKSIEDSSSDESDIRTLNCISTAGLLVGFAIRGLTVESYHAEQILNEILAPTTWKIDYIDADFKLTYRAFDFSSTNVLDAILTVGETYNAITIFNTDKNTISLQKPELTGTNKGLTFSWNKYLKSMTRHSTSEPIVTRLKGFGQDDMTFEKVNPTGQNYVESFQYFMYPFERDANRNVIRHSDYMSDSLCHALLDFEALIESKKTEFNTYLKEQQGYEKQLALLEVDMDKLVKNEVVVADTKISQQFDTKMFFEKYQHSGSSSRSFKLSSDFGYAVMIKVDDTAGVTVSLDGSGKAVSSNQWRLLGKVRYQDHANVSISGGNTGVYIQVCNISIDEYDSGIDSKIIERYSLDNKEMQIKQKQAEIDTVKANLTTVSNKISNLRSTFAYDKNFTHEQMMELSDSYIITQDYSDSKYIDEQDLYDETMKKFKELLRPQLSMEIDIVNFLEIIEAQYDWKKMNLGDFVNIKYEPTGVDVTARIIKIEYDYEQSNISLTISNVKDVSRMGNEFDKLFQDVRTHGVTLDLNKFKYDKAVFDSSEMNKLFENVWNREKERLEMAINETVTIDHTGITITDDKDSMRYLKLTHGVLGLTRSNGNKWETAISADGVIAEMVLGKLILGERIVIGDTTGVFTIEGSKLTIQDRCKREVVKLGLLEENPDKFGLRFNRFEEPNTCGNDKVLNKFTFDNADGFKLERNQNGSFEKTLYTSPDGDLFMKGNFQSGEGERVFRIDKDGLALGSSNWSSAPFHADYYGKVWMTGAELSDSLVVDSKFQVGSGNRVVVIDRNGIRVGATDDSAPAAIYMDGRARFKNLQLTDPNGRFLLDTATRDLNMDGWNILGAGRVDAQLIAANMVTSDMGYISALVAGRLSTLTNAALSDWSNYIRIEGNTAKWITGKVKGAGKQKTLDDGKPLYWKNSTQAGQMTTDETEWPVLEYEMDEKAKMEGGFEGSGDSSTPFWRMGIGDGGSGGSGIGWIKKPNGSMDFIYNASNSAKERSVKLKDDGIYVNSDSAKLIFMGKQIDIIGDQGDIKISNGKASIVLSADGKITFNGTRYDFM from the coding sequence TTGCTCGGAGAAATTGATTACAATTTAAAACCTATTCAACCTCAATATTTCTTATGTAGACCAGATAGAACAGAGATAAGCAAAATAAGTGAGGCGTTTAATGATAAAATTTCTACTACATGGCACGATATTAATGAATTAGAGTTATCAATCCCCTTTTACATAGATGTCAATCATCGTTTAATTCCGAATAAAAACATTGACCTAATTCGAGAAAGATATCTGATTAAGGTGGTAAGTGGAAACAATGTTGACTGGTATTATATTAAAAGCATTGAAGATTCTAGTTCAGATGAATCTGACATTCGTACATTGAATTGTATTTCTACGGCTGGTCTTCTAGTTGGTTTTGCTATTCGTGGATTAACTGTAGAATCGTATCATGCCGAACAAATATTGAATGAAATTCTTGCACCAACAACTTGGAAGATCGACTACATTGATGCTGATTTCAAATTAACTTATAGGGCGTTTGACTTCTCAAGTACAAATGTATTGGATGCGATTTTGACTGTTGGCGAAACATATAATGCTATAACAATTTTCAATACTGATAAAAACACCATTTCATTACAAAAGCCTGAACTCACTGGAACAAATAAAGGATTGACCTTCAGTTGGAATAAGTATTTAAAATCGATGACTAGACATTCAACCTCTGAACCTATAGTCACGAGGTTAAAGGGATTTGGTCAAGATGATATGACATTTGAAAAAGTAAATCCTACTGGGCAAAACTATGTAGAAAGCTTTCAATATTTCATGTATCCATTTGAAAGGGATGCTAATCGGAATGTCATTAGACACAGTGATTACATGAGTGATTCGTTGTGTCATGCCCTACTCGACTTTGAAGCACTAATCGAATCAAAGAAAACAGAGTTTAATACTTATCTCAAAGAACAACAAGGCTATGAAAAACAACTAGCTCTGCTTGAAGTTGATATGGATAAGCTAGTAAAAAATGAAGTTGTAGTTGCAGATACGAAAATATCTCAGCAATTTGATACGAAAATGTTCTTTGAGAAGTACCAACATTCTGGTAGCAGTTCACGTAGTTTCAAGCTGTCTTCTGATTTTGGCTATGCTGTTATGATTAAGGTTGATGACACGGCTGGGGTTACAGTTAGTTTAGATGGATCAGGTAAAGCTGTTTCTTCTAATCAATGGAGACTTCTGGGTAAAGTTCGATATCAGGATCATGCCAATGTCTCTATTAGCGGTGGTAATACAGGCGTATACATTCAGGTATGTAACATTAGCATTGATGAATATGATTCAGGTATAGATTCAAAAATTATTGAGCGATACAGTTTAGATAATAAGGAAATGCAGATTAAACAGAAACAAGCTGAAATTGATACTGTTAAAGCTAATCTGACTACCGTTTCCAACAAGATAAGTAACCTGAGAAGTACATTTGCATATGATAAGAACTTTACACATGAGCAAATGATGGAGTTAAGCGATTCTTATATTATTACGCAGGACTACTCAGACAGTAAATACATAGATGAGCAAGATTTGTACGATGAAACAATGAAGAAATTCAAAGAATTGCTACGTCCACAACTAAGCATGGAAATTGATATTGTTAACTTCTTAGAGATAATTGAAGCACAATATGATTGGAAGAAGATGAATCTTGGCGATTTCGTTAACATCAAATATGAACCGACTGGTGTAGATGTTACGGCAAGAATAATTAAGATTGAATATGATTATGAACAGTCGAATATTAGTCTGACGATATCCAATGTTAAAGACGTAAGCAGAATGGGAAATGAATTTGATAAGTTGTTCCAAGATGTAAGGACTCATGGAGTTACGTTGGATTTGAATAAGTTCAAGTATGACAAAGCAGTATTTGATTCATCTGAAATGAATAAGCTGTTTGAGAATGTATGGAATAGAGAAAAAGAACGTTTAGAGATGGCGATTAATGAGACAGTTACCATAGACCACACTGGAATAACAATTACTGACGACAAAGATAGTATGAGATACCTCAAGCTAACACACGGGGTACTAGGATTAACTCGATCAAATGGAAATAAATGGGAAACTGCGATCTCCGCGGATGGGGTCATTGCAGAAATGGTGCTAGGGAAGCTTATTCTTGGAGAACGCATAGTAATTGGTGATACAACTGGTGTATTCACTATAGAAGGTTCTAAACTAACTATTCAAGACAGATGTAAACGTGAAGTCGTTAAGCTTGGGTTATTGGAAGAAAATCCAGATAAGTTTGGATTGAGATTCAATCGATTTGAAGAACCAAACACATGCGGAAATGATAAAGTTTTAAATAAGTTTACGTTCGACAATGCAGATGGATTCAAGTTAGAACGTAACCAAAATGGCTCATTCGAAAAGACATTGTATACCTCACCCGATGGCGACTTGTTTATGAAGGGTAATTTCCAATCTGGCGAAGGTGAAAGAGTTTTCAGAATAGATAAAGACGGTTTAGCCTTAGGCTCCTCAAATTGGTCTTCAGCTCCATTTCACGCGGATTACTACGGTAAAGTTTGGATGACTGGTGCTGAATTGTCAGATTCGCTGGTTGTTGATAGTAAATTCCAGGTTGGTAGTGGTAATAGAGTGGTCGTTATTGATCGTAACGGTATTCGTGTAGGTGCAACAGATGATAGTGCTCCGGCTGCTATTTACATGGACGGTCGTGCCAGATTCAAAAACCTACAACTAACTGATCCAAATGGTCGCTTCCTGTTAGACACAGCTACACGCGATTTAAACATGGATGGGTGGAATATTTTGGGTGCGGGACGCGTTGATGCCCAATTAATTGCTGCAAATATGGTTACATCTGATATGGGATATATTTCTGCATTGGTAGCAGGACGCCTGTCGACTTTGACTAATGCAGCTCTCTCAGATTGGTCAAACTATATCCGCATTGAAGGCAATACTGCCAAATGGATAACTGGTAAAGTTAAAGGCGCTGGAAAACAGAAAACCTTGGATGATGGCAAACCGTTGTACTGGAAAAATTCAACTCAAGCAGGACAAATGACTACCGACGAAACCGAATGGCCTGTGCTCGAATACGAGATGGATGAAAAAGCCAAAATGGAAGGTGGATTCGAAGGTTCAGGCGACAGTAGCACTCCATTTTGGAGAATGGGTATTGGTGACGGGGGTAGTGGTGGTTCGGGTATCGGTTGGATTAAGAAGCCCAACGGAAGCATGGATTTTATCTACAATGCCAGCAACAGTGCCAAAGAACGAAGTGTTAAACTAAAAGATGACGGTATATACGTCAATTCAGATTCGGCTAAACTTATTTTCATGGGTAAGCAGATTGATATCATCGGTGATCAAGGAGACATCAAAATATCAAACGGTAAAGCCTCTATCGTCCTCTCTGCTGATGGCAAAATAACCTTCAACGGAACTCGCTACGACTTCATGTAA